GGCACAGCTCGCTTTTGTTGGCTGTGacagaggagggggaggctggctgcccctgtgctgcttgggtGTGCTTCAGTCCACGTTTTCACTGAGGGCAGCACGAACCAGAGCTTCTTGCCCTGCAGCTCCATTCGTGCCCCTTCAGCTAGTAAAACTGCCGTATGGTTAGGTAAGATGGATTACTGAAGCACTTGAAGTATTTTGCTGTAAAGCatgggaagagaggagagggTCCCCCAGGTGAGGAGATCAGCAGTAAGGGGCAGGTATAGCTGAAGGAAAGGTAGGTAGGCTTGTACCCCAAAGCATCTGGAAGGACTTGAGAGTGGAGGCTCTGGAAAACTCCAGTTCCTTATGGCATACATTTCTTTATGTCCCTTGAACCCTTAACTCCAGGCTGGAGCCTGTCAAGAGTGAAAGGTGTTAAATGAAGCCAGTGAAAAGTTGGTGGGACATAGACATAGACATGCTTGGTTATGAGGAGCCCTGTGTCCTATCTAACAGCTTGTAATATGTTGTGCTTTTCAGATTCCCTTCTACAAGCAGATGTGCAAGGGTATTCAGGCGGGTGAGACGTGTGAGAAGTTGGTGGGATACTCTGCAGTGTACAAAGTCTGTTTTGGAATggcctgttttttctttttgttcttcttgtTCACCATCAAaattaacagcagcaaaagctgccGAGCATACATTCATAATGGGTAAGTACCTGTTTGATGGCTTAATTTCCAATTACTCTTTACAGGTTTGTGCTACCTCATTTCCAGTTGGGTGTAGTACtaggcaaaaaacccaaaatgaaacaaaagctgattttactgcttttgtgAGGAGTAATCTAGGCAAGTGAAAACTAACTAAAGTGGCTATCTGTcatcaaagacttttttttgtcttgttggGTTTTAAATTGAGTTTTCTTATGGTACATTTGTTGAAGACCTCTAATTCTTACTACAaccagattattttatttttttcctgtcctcttGTCTAGATTCTGGCTTGTTAAACTTGTAATTCTGGCAGCAATGTGCTCAGGAGCCTTCTTCATTCCTGATCAGGACACTTTCCTCAATGGTATGTCCTTGTTTTGTTACGCTGCTTCATTCTGTACTACCTTGTGAGTGGTTATAAATCCTAAAGGCCTGATCAACATGATGATTGCcatatttcttcaaataaaatcagtatATTCCAGATGCAGAAGGATTATTTGGAGTTGTTTGGGGGGAACTCTGTGCAGTAAAGAGCATAATTTTTTCTGATCAAGAACAGGCCAAATAGGTAGATAAAAATACCACTGCCATGCTGTCTTGCACATTAAAGCAGGGAGCTGTAATGGTGCACAAGAAATTGTTCACTTGAAAATGCAGAGCCATGTTAGTTTGGCTTGTGCAGGTAGCtctgccacagcacagcagccagtGTTGCGTGGTGGAGAGGTGCCAGTGCTCAAGGGGGCACGGTGACCTGCCAGGCTCTGGTGCTTGCTGCCTGGAAACCTGCAGTGTTGCAAAAGAATTTGGGATGTTGATAGCGTTCAGACTGGTGGCGTAAATGCAGTAAGGTAAAATTAGATTTCTTGGGGTGTGTTGTGAGTGCTCTGCTGAGGATACTGTGCCTGAAGCATTGCCAGTTTTGGAAGATGCCCTGGCACTGCATGAGCATGCTCATACTGGGCCAGCGCTTAAATGCCAGTTCCGGGGGAAGCCTTCTCACAGGCCTCTTGTGGTCTAGGAGCAAAAATCCCAATGATACTGGGATAGGTTTGGGCTCTTCAGTTTGCTGGGTACTTGTAAGGCCTTAAGCCTGTTGAGGGTGGGCAGGTAGAAAGGGGTGGGATCAGTAATGCAAAGAAACAGTTGGGTATGCTGCCTGCTTCCACTAAAGGCTTGCTTGGTTACCTGTGTTTTCAACACCGGTCTCCTCTAGCTGGGGTGTTtaaaaggggaggaggaaggagtaaCACAGGGGAAGAGAACAGAGTGGGCAGACGTACTATGAGCACAGTGCTCTGGGAAACTAAGGTAAAAAACACTTCAAGTAAACCACCGGTGGGTGTAATGCAACTTGTTGCTCTTACTGTTTGTTTGGTCTTGGTTCATTTTGATACCCCAGATGTGAAGGGCTCCTTATCCATATTCCTATCCTCCGTGATGACACGGGATGACTGTATGTTCTTAGTGTCTAATCACTGTTTGGAACATGTGGTACAACACATTGCACTCATGATCAGACTGCCTACCATCTTTGTAAGTGACCCTTTTCATGGTGAAAATTCTTCAAGAACTGAAGTGTttggggaaaaggggaaacaacTTCTTGTGCTCGTTAGAGTGGTGTTTCTCAACAGCAGTCTAACCTAGTGTAGAGATACAGCATGGCAAGCTTTCTTCCACAGATTAGCTCTTGACTTTTCTGTCTCAAGCTGTATTCCTGCACATCCTGCTGAACCGTCCTCCAGTCAGCCCCTCAGTTTGAGATTTATAGATGGTTTGGgtattttgtgtctttttgttttccctttttttccctgccatcAATACATTTGcactgttggggttttttttctttttaagccttCTTCCAGTTTGCgtatatttttgaagaaaaaaacccaaacacagaaaaccaaacaaaaccaaccaaaacaaactctTGCTATGCTTCTCAAGCTTAGCAGTTGTTAATAATGGAGGAGTATTATGTGCAAGCACAAGTTTTGGCTGGGCTGTAGTGTTAAATCTATACTGGCCATGCTAAATTTATATGTGATGGATCTAAAACGTCTTGCAGTGTCCTGCCTGTGGCAGTGGGATATCATGAAAGTCTGGCTATTTAATTACTCACTGGATTGGTGGtctgctttttcctgctctgcctctcccaaacacatgcacacaccttGTTCCctgcatatttttatatgtactTTTTTATATGCTAgctttttgggggttttgttttgtttgtttgaagaaCAGCATGCTTATCAAGTGCATATAATATGCTTagcaaaaccagacaaatagcgtttctgcttgctttcaaaTAAGGAGGTTATggtacagtaaaaaaaaacaaaaaaaatctctgcatcTTCTGCTAAGGGTAACGTGACCTGACTGTTCTGTTCTTCCACTTCACTCCCACAagcttttttcaaaaggaaaacacaatgGTAGGATATGGCTGAATTTCACTAGTACACTTCCTTGGTCATATTCAGTGAAATCAGCTGCATGTTTGGAGTCATTTATAGCCTATGCCTGGGCTGTATAAGCACAAGCTGTATAAGCAACTGAACATTTAAACAGGTATCAGTATTTCCTCAGACACTTCTGATGTCGCAAAATAGAGGTCTCTTCTCCAAAGTTTCCAAATAGCTACCCAAATACAGTATATGTAGGTCAGTGGTTAAGTAGTCAAGTAACTTGTCTGAAAACTAGTCAGTGAGTATCAAGTGTTCCCATCTCTTTGGGAGTGGCTAGGGACAACGCTTGTAAATAGATAAGCTCcacctttgtttttctgtggtaCTGGaatctggaaaggaagaaattgcCCTTTTTAGTACTGGGTTCCAGTACCTTACAATTTCAGGGTTTAGATGCCTGTGAAAATGCCTTCACACTACCTCCCTCCCACCAGTCACAAATAAAggtttcagtattttctgtctgaatATAGTAACTCAGTCTCCACAAAAATTCTCTAGGTTAGGGAAACTCAGTAAATGTCCTAACAGGCTTATTTTGAAAGTGTGGCAGGTTGCAAGCTGAATTCATCAGGGAGGTAAGCTTGAGTTAGCTGAGCTGAAATCTCTCATCTCCTGCTATATCTGTGGGCTTGGGATATTCAAACAGCATAACAGCTTCACTGCATAGACGATAATTCCATTTTATCCTAAGGGAAAGGTGACTGCAGTTTGACCTAttttctgcccctctgctttgCAGCCTGGCGCTACGTAGGAGCAACAGGAGGTTTCCTTTTCATTGCCATTCAGCTCATCCTGCTTGTTGAGTTTGCAcacaaatggaataaaaattgGTATGTGTTGGGCAAGTAGTTACTTCTGTAAAATTCTGGTGGACTCCTGAACAATAGATTTCTTGtaacaaagaatttaaaagtaGCATGGAtgtaatttctgaaagaagacACTTTAATGCCAATATTTAGAGCTGTTCATCTTTGCTACATCcactttctccttcctcagcaAAGGTGTTTCCTCCTTACTCACTTCTGTTCTGGTGATTTATTCTTAACTGGAATTGCTCATCTTCCAGTATGTAATAGTGTGTTGGGATGCAGAAGTGCCTTACTTTAAGTTAGTTTatattttgtatgaaaatatACCTGCTAAGAAAGAGAGGGGGTGCAAGGGAATAAAACTGGATTTGCAAAATGTAACTGTGAGCTGTGTGCAGTGATGTAAACTGGTAAATCCTGCTTTTTTGTGTCAGCTTAATGcacattaaattttttttcttgacatgAGAACTGCTGCTTTATCTTCAacttttttgctttcatctaCATAATATTCCATTATCAATCCACATATACCCCGTTTTGGCATTGactttatttttggtttaagCATATTTGCTATTGCTTTCCTAGGCCTTAGCCTTtaatacatttcaaatatttaatttgtccTCCCACATATATGCAGGATCCTCTACCTCCACCTCCatgctttttgtctttcatttcttcctctgcaaacCTTTGCAGTCCTCTCTTGTTCTAGTTAGCATACTGACTGCTAAGAGTTTTAGCAAACCTTTCTGCTTTGTCAAATACCTGTTTTCATGGAGTAAGGGGTAAGATCTCCTTATACTGCagatatttttgctgttaattacagcagctgcttttctgtggatgAAATATTTCCAACAGCAGCACTCTCAACATTAGATACTCTTTTGAAGTAAGTCATGTTTCcactaaacaaaacaacaaaaacccaacaaaaaaaaccaaaacaagatcAAAACCCGAAAAACCTCCTTTGCACCAAAAAGGTGTCAAAACAACTTTTTTAGTTGCTactcctaaaaaaacccccaatgaTATTTCCAAAAGGTACTTGGAAGGTGAAGAGAGGAAGACAAGATGGACAGCTTTAGCTGAGGGAGACTGGTGGGATAGACCCAAAGGGGGAGGACGCTTTTTGAGCAAGGGGGTAGTAGAACTGTCCAGGTAGTGCAGGGGCCAGAAGAGCAGCTGTGCCAAGTGATATGCCTTTGCTGTCCTTGTGTGAAGAGCACCACCTGCTAGCTGAGCCTGGGGCATTCCCAAGTTCCTGCTGAGGAAGTCCCTGAAGTATTGAGGTGAGATGTGCTGATACCAGAGACTGGGAATTCTAGGAGTCACAATGGGCTATAATTGCAGAAACAGCTGGGCATGATAATACAGAAGGCGAACATTAATGCTAAGGaatgtttccttctgtttcatgGGAGGAACCTTGGaatgtttccttctgtttcatgGGAGGAACCTTGCAAAGACCTGTGTTGGTATAGTCACATACACATGCTTCAGGAGAGTAAGCACTGTCTTATGTGTTTGAGGATATGCACTATTCAATTGctagatttttatattttcaggaagggaagaaaaagataagGTGCTTGTCTCTCTCTCCCCAGGACTGCAGGTGCAAACCACAAGCAGATGTGGAATGGTTTGCTTGCCCTGGTCACTCTCATCTTGTACTCCGTTGCTGTGgcagccctggtcctcatggcTCTTTTCTACACGCGCGCTGATGGCTGCATGTACAACAAGGTCCTGATTGGTGTTAATGGTGGCCTGTGCCTCTTTGTGTCGCTGGTGGCCATATCACCGTGTGTCCAGAATCGTGAGTCTGCTGACCTCTTCTCCTGGATTTCTGGTGCTGCCACAGTTGGGTGTCTGGAGGCATGAGCCATGTCTGGGCAGAGTCTCATGACAGttcagagctggtgctgctctTGCCCCTTTAAGTACACTatgaagtgctgctgctggtcatCCGCTCAGCTGCTGCATCTACAGAGCTGTGAGACGTTCTGGGTGTGCCATCAGGCAGGCATACTGTAAAGAGGGCTCAAATGTTGGTGGCTGGTAATGTGTTGTGGAGCTTACACAACTCTTACCATGGTAGCAGTTGAGGTAATAGCTGTCAAACTCATTCACCGCTGTTTTATCATTTACTCTTGACTGCTTGTGATCTACCATCTGTAAAGTTTGGGCCTGGAGAAGCTGACAGCAGTATTTCATGCTTTGGTGTATTTTATGTGTGCTGTTAGTATCTTGCATACATTGGACCTGGAAATAATAATTGGAGTGACTCCAGCACAAATTTTACAggcaaataaaattatcatGGCAGCTTGTCAATAGGTTTTGGAAAGCTGGTGCTTTGGGAGAGAGCAGAGGGGTGATTCTTTACTTACATGGGAATATTTAATACCTTTCTAAAACAGCCAGCAGAACTAAGGGACAGCCTCTTTACATGCCAGTGGAAATGTATCTAAACTGCCTCAAAGACTTAGGGACTGctcaaagtaaaacaaaagataCTCTTCTGAAAGAAACTAGTTAAGTACTAAATAACAGTACTTATTATATTAAGTATAATAAGTACTGTTATTTAAAGGATAGgagtttctttttcagcttgttaaaatgtctgcaaaaataatttattttcctctttcttgtaAAGGCCAGCCCCATTCTGGATTGCTGCAGTCAGGAGTTATCAGTTGCTACGTCATGTACCTCACTTTCTCAGCACTATCCAGCAAGCCACCAGAAACTAGTAAGTTTTATAATGCTTTATGCAAATTCTTTTAGACATGCCATGTACTGAAAGCAAGAATTTAACGAACCTGAGTTAAATAGATTTGGGGATATAGGAGTGCTGGGTTTGGTCTGTTCTGGCCCACGCAGAAGAAATTGCGAATCCTAAACATAAATCTATGCAGCAGAGAACCCATGCAATTGGCACTCACCATGTACCTTAAATGCTTTGTTTAGAGGAGCTTAACTTACCTTGGGTGAGTTGCATCTGTTGCACCAGAGCAATTCCAGCCTGCTTCCGGTGGACAGATTTCCCAGAGTCTTGTAGCCTATTCCTCATGTGGCAAGTGCATGTTCTTGTACAATAGAATATGACTAAATACATAATGTGTTTGGTCACATGATGGGAAAGGAGTTGGAACAAATGGCTCTTGGATGCCTCTGGAAGAATGGGGTGATCAGCTCCGTCCAAAAGTTGACTCAGTCCACCACCAGTTAGTAGGTGCTGGCCATCAAAGTGCATACTAAAATCACTTCTTTTCTCCTAGAACTGGTATGCTAGATAGCCTTAGCTCTGGATTCCTAATGGAGCAGAAACTTGAGTACCATTCATCTTTCATTTTGAGAGGAAACATTCTGAGAAAGGAAGGACTTGGAGTTATGTTGCAGTTGTGTGAGATGATGCTGTTCTTCAGCAGAGTTCCTGCACTCCGCTTGCCTTCTCACTATTGGCATTGCAAGCCCAGAGTAGGGAACTCCCTAGACTTTTATGTTCTTTATGCTACAAAACCCCAGCAAGACTTGACAAGCACAACTgaaactgtttccttttcccaggTAACCATCAGATTCACCTATTTGGACAGGGAGCATTCTTCTCACTTAAAGATTACTTTTCTGGTTCAAATTACTAATGCTAAACccccttttttaattattgctcAACTTTTATTGTTGAATAACTAACAAtaactaaagagaaaaaatgttttggcaggaaggagaattttttacagacaccccctaagaagaaaggggagaggtgggggaaaGAATCTTCCCGCTGTCACACTTGTGTAGGCACAGGCACATGCACATTGTATTTTAgatctaagaaagaaaaacagtatttagaTGGATAATTTATTGATGGAGCTTAAGCAGTGTTCTTGAATGAATATAGAAGTTAATTTAGAAGGTATCTGAATTACTGATAAGACTTGAcactaaaaaaaagaagaaaaaaggtgaagaaagTGGTGTATGGTATTAACTGGTGACAAACAAAGCTTTCAGATGTTAAGTGAATGCTCCAGTTCTTGTAGGTTTTGCAAGTGTGATTGTTGCATTTGTCAGAGTATACATCAAGCACGCTCTCTCAGACCTCCTGAATCAGATGGTCCTTTCTGGTCTTCCCAGGCCAGAGAACTCTCATGGTTGTCATCTGTTCTCAGAGGTGCACCTTTCCCCCCTGTCTGTATGATAAGGACTCTCATACTGGCCTGTGCAGCTTTTATAGTGGCATGTGCTGGAGAATGTATGGGGTGCTGGCACTTACTAATGTGTCTCATGCCCTGTCACTGATATTTGCCATGAACTTACCTAATGTTGACTCATTCCTCAAGGAAGGACTTTCCAATTGGCCATCTTGCAAATTGGCCACTTTGCAAACCAGgcctgaagaaaatgcaagccACAAGTATTTATATACAACACCCAAAAAGCAGAGTTGCAAATATGTTTAGAAGGAGTGGGCAAACACAAGGTAATGTCTGCTGAACCTGTGTTATCGCTTTGTGTCTTAACTAAGTCTGGAACTGAAAAGATAAAAGACCTGCCAAACAGTGAACCCACCCTGCTGCAGATGCATCCCTGGTGGATGCTGGTGGGGGATTCTGCACATCTCTGACCAAGGTCTTTTATAAAGGCTTgtcatctcttctttttctcccgcctctgccctgtccctgctgtgtgTTGATAAAGCCATTTGTGCAGCCGTGCAGGGCCATGCACAGTCCTCCCCCACCAGGTCAGGGGACTGAattttgagtttatttttaacctggGTGTAGCCTTGGCTGCATTTTGCCCTCTGCCCTTACAAATAGTTGTGCTGTCCCAGTGGGGATGCAATGTGGCTGctggaagggaagaggagaTGGGAACACAGTTTGCCTTAAACAGTATTGTCTCAAAAGGCTCTTGATTTGAGATGAGGTGCAGCTGTAATCTCTTGCTTTGGGGTGATGCTGCAGGCTACTACTCTGCCTTGTCTTATCTTCAAGCAGACACCAAAAAGCCATGTGCATCTTGCAAGATCAAGGACTGAATTGGTTTCATTTCAGGAACCTAGAAGTAATATTGCTTAGATGTTAAGATAAAATCCTGCCTGTAACTGCTGCCTGTACTTTTCTTTGGTCTTCTGTATAGAACAGGGCAACTACAGACcaccatttttctctttcactgagTATGAATTTCATAGTTGTCCTCAAGGCACCCCTGCTGTCAAAGAAGCTTGTGGTCAGGTCTGTACTTACTTTGGTCTTACATGGCTCTGTAGTCTTGGGTGAAGTGTTAGTAAACTTTGAACCTGTTAGTTCACAAAGCAGTCTTTTTACTTGTCTGCTCTGGTCAAACAAGAAATTTTAGTAACCTGCTAagttgcatttttgttttgcttgaaaCACAGAATCTGCCAGGTCAGATGTACAgaattttttctgtgtaatcttttaaaaagatagATAGACACAACTGAAATGTACATACACAAGTGtctgaagtaataaaaatatttgactgAAAACCTTTGGTGTGAAGACTATGTTGAAATGCAGTGAAATGATCTTTCCTAACTGTTcctttggtggttttttttgtgaagtgctGGATGAAAACAATCAGAATATCACAATCTGTGTACCTGAATTTAGTCAAGGCCTGCACAGAGATGAAAACCTGGTTACTGGCCTGGGTACTACCATTTTGTTTGGCTGCATTTTATATTCTTGGTAAGTCTGGGGGTTTGCGGTTACCTCACTGTAAATGCAGATATCACGGTCCAACTAGTAAAGGCTTATAGCAGGTCTCATGCAGGCAAAGTAATGGGGAGAAGTAGAATAGAATTGAGATGGAAGGTTCATATTCTCCTCAGTTTCAGAATGGTTAGATATTTTAGCCAAAAATGTTCAACAAGGTAATACAACTTTTGAAAGAACtatatttcattaaaaccaaATAGAGCAATTTGTATCtagaaaaggaggggaaaattTCAAGCTGTCTGTGATCCCAACAGTCTGAGAGGGCTTTGATTCGGTATTTActctttctattaaaaaactCTAAGCAGTTATGTCCATCTAAAAAAGCTATTTGAAATTTTTGTAGCCTCCTGGCAGAGGCTATGACTGCTTCTTGAGggtctttaaaacaaacaaaacggAGTGTTTAGGTCTTCTGTTGAACAAATGATGAACACAGTACTGCCATCAGGATTTGCCAGCAATCTCCTGctctaaaaaaatctgtttgtgcCCATATAGTTGTGATGCTTACCTCGTATTATTGCACTCACATCGATAAATTAAGTCATGCTGCGGGACAGGGAGGGGGCAGTTGCTGATGACTGAAAGGTGATGTATCACTTGTTTTGGCTGT
The window above is part of the Falco cherrug isolate bFalChe1 chromosome Z, bFalChe1.pri, whole genome shotgun sequence genome. Proteins encoded here:
- the SERINC5 gene encoding serine incorporator 5, with the translated sequence MSAPCCAGQLACCCGTAACSLCCKCCPKIKQSTSTRFMYALYFILVTIICCVMMSTTVANEMKTHIPFYKQMCKGIQAGETCEKLVGYSAVYKVCFGMACFFFLFFLFTIKINSSKSCRAYIHNGFWLVKLVILAAMCSGAFFIPDQDTFLNAWRYVGATGGFLFIAIQLILLVEFAHKWNKNWTAGANHKQMWNGLLALVTLILYSVAVAALVLMALFYTRADGCMYNKVLIGVNGGLCLFVSLVAISPCVQNRQPHSGLLQSGVISCYVMYLTFSALSSKPPETMLDENNQNITICVPEFSQGLHRDENLVTGLGTTILFGCILYSCLTSTTRASSEALRGIYATPETDVARCCFCCVPDGDGDAEEHVEKRGGQTVIYDEKKGTVYSYAYFHFVFFLASLYVMMTVTHWFHYESAQMEKFFTGTWSIFWIKMVSCWVCVCLYLWTLIAPLCCPSREFSV